In Spea bombifrons isolate aSpeBom1 chromosome 9, aSpeBom1.2.pri, whole genome shotgun sequence, the genomic stretch TGGGCACACGCCACTTTCCCCCTCCTTTATCCTGTCACGCGTGGGCACACGCCACTTTCCCCCCTCCTCTATCCTGTCACACGTGGGCACACGCCACTTTCCCCCCTCCTCTATCCTGTCACGCGTGGGCATAcgctgctttcccccctccgcTATCCTGTCACGCGTGGGCATAcgctgctttcccccctccgcTATCCTGTCACGCGTGGGCATACGCTGCTTTTCCCCCTCCGCTATCCTGTCACGCGTGGGCATAcgctgctttcccccctccgcTATCCTGTCACGCACTGATTCCCCCCCCGCTATCCTGTCACGCATGGGCATATGCCACTTTCACCCCTCCGCTATCCTGTCACGCGTAGGTATACGCCACTTTCCCCCTCCGCTATCCTGTCACATGAGGGCATACGCCACTTTCCCCGCTCCGCTATCCTGTCACGCGTGGGCATACGCCACTTCCCCCCTCCGCTATCCTGTCACGCGTGGGCACACGCCACTTTCCCCCTCCTCTATCCTGTCACACGTGGGCACACGCCACTTTCCCCCTCCTTTATCCTGTCACGCGTGGGCACACGCCACTTTCCCCCCTCCTCTATCCTGTCACACGTGGGCACACGCCACTTTCCCCCCTCCTCTATCCTGTCACACGTGGGCATACGCCGCTTTCCCCCCTCCGCTATCCTGTCACGCGTGGGCATAcgctgctttcccccctccgcTATCCTGTCACGCGTGGGCATAcgctgctttcccccctccgcTATCCTGTCACGCGTGGGCATAcgctgctttcccccctccgcTATCCTGTCACGCACTGATTCCCCCCCCGCTATCCTGTCACGCATGGGCATATGCCACTTTCACCCCTCCGCTATCCTGTCACGCGTAGGTATACGCCACTTTCCCCCTCCGCTATCCTGTCACATGAGGGCATACGCCACTTTCCCCGCTCCGCTATCCTGTCACGCGTGGGCATACGCCACTTCCCCCCTCCGCTATCCTGTCACGCATGGGCATACGCCACTTTCCCCCTCCGCTACCCTGTCACATGTGGGAATACGCCACTTTCCCCCCTCCGCTATCATGACACGCGTGGGCATACACTGCTTTCCTCTCTCCGCTATCCTGTCAGGCGTGGGCATACACTGCTTCCCCCCACTCCTCTATTCTGTCACGCGTGGGCACATAGGGTATATGCAAATTTTTCCCGCACCCCAATATCCTGTCACAGATAGAGCGTAAGCTCCTGGAACCCACTCCCACCAGCGATGCATGACGGGACAGCATTTCACTCACCGAGTTTCGGTCGCTCCTGCCCCTCCCCCCGCGCCGGTCACACAAGATGGCGGGTGTCGGTGTCGCCGCGTCACCAGCCGAGGAAGGCACGTGACCACCCGCGCGCACCGGGCTCTTTCCCGCGCGTGACGTTCCAGCTGTAACCTCAGCGCCGCGTCTTAGGCCAGAGCGCCTCCCCGCGACGGAAGTTGGGCGCCGAAGCCTCGGCGGCCATGTTTGCTGAGGGAAGAGCATATTCTCGAGGCAGCGTCAACATGACACAACTTAGTTGCGGTCGCCATAGCGCCGATAACGTGACTCCAACAAAATGGCTGCCTCCAGCGGCGCGCACTGATGACGCACTAACCCTGAGCCCGATCTGAGTGTGACTGGCTGGGGGAAGGACGCGAAGCGTGGGGttactggcttctgctgtcattAGAATAAAGCTCCCGGGTCCCTGCTCAGGTCATCGCCGTCTCTCCCAGGCCTCTGACAGAAATGCCGCTCAGACACCTCGTGGGATGGAGCCGGCACAAGGTAAGAGACCTCTGCAGGTGCCTTAGTGACCCCCCGTGTTAAAGGTCAGGCTGAGTTGCCCAATGCCCACCCCGTGCTGTGTTTTCTAGGTGATTCCTGCGCGCCACATGCTCGGCCGGGCATGGATGAGCGGCGCCTTGCCGCAGGCTGACGCTGTGCCCCGAGACATCTTCCGGACCATCGAAAGTGACCCGGTCAGTTACCACGCTGAATGCTAGCGTCTCCATGACAACGCGCTGCATCTTCAGCTCATGCGCGTTCAGGCTCCGTCCATCATTTGCGTTTCATTTAACGATTCCAGAATCCAGGGCTGGCCGACGTCAGGGAAGCCCGCCGGGGTCTTAGCCGCAGCTCGGCCAGTTCCTTCCAAAGGGTTGTAACCGATTGAATGGCGCGTCTGCAGCCCCATCTCCTGGGACACTGCAGCAGGTCATGTGATGAGGGCCCCATCATGTTGCAGAATGTGCCCTCTGGTACCCAGGTTGCTAGGCAACAGGCGGGATTCATCCTAATAGGATGGCTGTACGGGTGCCACACAAATAACTTTATTGATATCGGGAGATACATGGACAGGATCCCATTCCGTCCAGTAGATGTACTATGCGCACGCGGCGATGCCCCTTCATACCCGGCCCGCGCCCGCCGTGGCAGTACACGCTATTTGTCTGCTTCCTGGTGGTAATGCGGCCGATGCCGTCCTGCAGAAGGGCCGCGTCACCTCGGTTGAGACACAGATAAGGGTCCTTTGGGTTTCTGATACCCCTCGTTGGTACGGAAGGGCTGGGACGGGCAGAATTCCTTTGTGTTGATGGCGTGGTGGTGGTGGCACAGGCTGTTTCTAGTCTCTTGTGTTTGCAGGACCGCCATACGGAGCACCATGAAGCTCAGTATTACTCCATCCCCTCGCAGGAGCTTAAGGTGGTCTTCCCACAGGGTTTGCCGTACCGCTACCAGTTACAGGTTGGTGCCATTGTCCTGGTGTTGTCTTCATACCAAAAAGGGGCCTGTTTGTATCTTGAGTTCTCTGTGACAGTGCAAGACCTTCAATGAAGCGTGTCTGATGGTCCGCAAACCCGCTCTGGAGCTCATCAGCTACCTGAGAAACGCCAACTACTCCCAGCCGGCGGTCCGCTACGTCGTGTGTATCCTTCTGTATTGGCTTTGGTGCCCGTTTGGCGGGTAAAAGCTGCCGCTTTGTCCGCCCGGGGGAACTGGAGGGGCTTCTCAGACCGTTCCGATTAGGTGGAGGAGCCTAGCAGGGAACCACTGTGCAGAAGATTGTCCCTAACATTTCGCCTGTCAGATGGGAAGAGAGGAACCGGTAAAAGCCTGACGCTGTGTCACGTGTTACATTACTGCCACCGGCAGGGCTGGCTGCTTCTGCACATCCCGGACGGTAAGTGGAGGGTCCCTGGCGAAGACGCTGTGCGTATGCATCGCATGTAGCCCGGTCCCCTGAATATATTTGTTTCAGCTCACAACCTGATGAAGAACTGTAAGGAGCTCATGACGTCTTCCTACAACAAGGACCGATATGACCAGCCGCTGGAAGCTTCCTCCTGGCTGAAGAACTTCAAAGCCTCCAATGAGCAATTCCTGAGGCAGGTGAGGATGGTGGGAACCGGATGCGCACGAAGATGGCGCGGTCACCTCTCTGGTGGTGGCGCCGATTTCAAACGGAAATGTTAAGGACGTCATGTTTTGTAGATCCAGACGCAGCAAAGGTACGTTTGGAGCAAACGGGAGGCTACGGAGAAGGGCAGGCCTTTGGGAGAGGTTGCCGACCAGGTAATGTAGACGATGAGGTGAACGTTACTCTGTGCGCAGAGAACGGGGTCCTGTGCTGATACGGAACTCCTCTCTCCAAGGGCCTGACCAGAGTGAAGAGCGCCAGCGACGCGGTGGGCGTGATTTTGAAGGAGTTGAAGCTGCAGAGCGGCAGTGGCAGCTTCCGTCTGCTGGTGTCTGTAGACGGAGTAAACGCCTTTTGGGGAAGAAGCACCTTAAGGAAAGAGGACAAAAGTAtggtaagtattaaaaaagaaTAGCCTAGTAGAGACCCCCTGTCTGCGCGTTTTAGCCCCACGCTCGATGCTAGTAGTGCCTTGTTACACATGTCTGCGGCTCCCACCTGAACGCTCGCCTGACCGCTCTCTTGTTCTAGGTTTCTCCGGAGGAGCTCACCCTGGTCCATAACCTCAGGAAGATGGTGAAGAATGACTGGGTAAGCGGTCCTGGGCTGGGTAGGTCTGGTGGTGTGAACGGGACACGGGATTACCCGTTCCTAGCCGTGCCTCTCACCGTCTGTCTCTTCGTAGACCGGGGGCGCTATTGTCGCCAGCGTGACGCACACAGGGTCTCTCTTCAAGCCGAAGTCTGCCTACTTGCCTTTTGAGCTCCTGGGGAAGGTAAGACGCCCGCCGGCGTTGCCCCGCGGTAGCCGTAGAACGAGCAGCTTCTGCCATGTTCTCTTCTCTGCAGGATGGATTTGAAGCGTTGGATCCGTTCGTACCCGTCCAAGTGCCCGACTACAGCGAAAAAGAGTTTGAGAGCTGCTACCGGTACTATCTGGAGAGGAACTGGCTGCAGCACCCGCAAGGTGGGACGCACAGAACCGCGCTCGCCCCTGCCCCGTCCCTGACCGCCCGTGCCCCGTCCCTGACCGCCCCTGCCCCGTCCCTGACCGCCCGTGCCCCGTCCCTGACCGCCCCGTGCCCCGTCCCTGACCGCCCCTGCCTGTCTCTCTGCTCATGTCTTCACTCGGCATCCGTTGTCTGTTCTTGCAGCTCGCGCCGAGGCAGGAAAGAAGGAGATCCTTTTTCTAAGCGATTCCAACCCGCGGGAGCTGGAGAAAATCTGTTCGTTCCTCTGAAGTCCTGCGAGGAGGAGACTGCCGTGGTCTGAGCTGTCCGCCGTGGTGTCGTTCGTGAGGATGGCGTCGGCCTGTTTCCAGCGATGTCTCGAAGCTGGCACTCCCTCCGTCTCTCCGGAGCCACTTTCTATGTAAAGCAATCGCCTTTTGTGACTTTATAACAGGCTGAAGGTTACAGGGGAGCCTGCGTCCCCCGATGTACGGATTAAACTGTTCTTCGCCCGCTCCCCTTCTCCCGGCGGAGGTCACCGGTCATCTCGGAGTCCGGCCTCGTCGTGTGCTCCGGGGTGAAGTCTTCATGTTCTCTTTGGTTCAGCAAGAGTTAAACCagtgaataaatgtttttcctAAAGTGCCGTCTTACTGCGTGTATTGCGTGTATTATCACGCGACACGCGTGACGCTCGTCGGCGCGACGCCAttcagcctctgctgctgcaagTCTCGATTATTACCCTCAGTCCGTTACTCCTATACTACAGCCCCTCTCCTTCTGCCCCGCCCGGTGcatgatgagagttggagttaCCCCTGGGTTGGGGTAGAGGCGGCTCTACTTGGTAACCGACAAAATGGCTGCAGATCACAGTGCAGGAGACGGTTTTGACGCGCGTGTTGACATATGGCCCCGCCTCATCACATGACATAGTCTGACCATTAGCGAACGGCATGGGTTGTGACTGATTGCATTCTAGCCAATCACAAGGAGAGACTTTTCACGTTGACTGCATGGGCCTAGCAGAGCAGCGGGACCTCGGCATTTCCAGGCTATAGGGATGGGTGAGCCATGCCGGGAAGTGCTGACTCTTCAGCTCGGTCACTACGCGAACTTTGTGGGGGCTCATTGGTGGAACTTGCAGGTACAGAGGGTCTCTGTGTATAGGGGGTACAGAGGGTCTCTGTGGGGTGGAATGATCTCGTTGTATAGGGGGGGTAGAGAGAGGCTCGGTGTATGGAGGGTAGAGAGGGCTGGGTGTAGGGGCTTGGGGTAGTGGAGGGGGTCTCAGTGGGGTGGAATGATCTCGGTGTATTGGGGGGTAGAGAGAGTCTCGGTGTAGGGTTAAGGAGCATAGAGAGAGTCTGGGTGTAGGGGCTTGGGGTATAGAGTGTAGAGAGAGTCTGGGTGTAGGGGCTTGGGGTATAGAGTGTAGAGAGTCTGGGTGTAGGGGCTTGGGGTATAGAGTGTAGAGAGAGTCTGGGTGTAGGGGCTTGGGGTATAGAGTGTAGAGAGAGTCTGGGTGTAGGGGCTTGGGGTATAGAGTGTAGAGAGTCTGGGTGTAGGGGCTTGGGGTAGAGAGTGTAGAGAGTCTGGGTGTAGGGGCTTGGGGTATAGAGTGTAGAGAGAGTCTGGGTGTAGGGGCTTGGGGTAGAGAGTGTAGAGAGAGTCTGGGTGTAGGGGCTTGGGGTAGAGTGTAGAGAGAGTCTGGGTGTAGGGGCTTGGGGTAGAGAGTGTAGAGAGAGTCTGGGTGTAGGGGCTTGGGATACAGAGGGTCTTGATGTAGAGTGTAAGGAGCGTAGAGAGAGTCTCGGTGTAGGGGCTCGGGGTATAGAGTGTAGAGAGCGTCTGGGTGTAGGGGCTTGGGGTATAGAGTGTAGAGAGAGTCTGGGTGTAGGGGCTTGGGGTATAGAGTGTAGAGAG encodes the following:
- the DAP3 gene encoding 28S ribosomal protein S29, mitochondrial, giving the protein MPLRHLVGWSRHKVIPARHMLGRAWMSGALPQADAVPRDIFRTIESDPDRHTEHHEAQYYSIPSQELKVVFPQGLPYRYQLQCKTFNEACLMVRKPALELISYLRNANYSQPAVRYVVYGKRGTGKSLTLCHVLHYCHRQGWLLLHIPDAHNLMKNCKELMTSSYNKDRYDQPLEASSWLKNFKASNEQFLRQIQTQQRYVWSKREATEKGRPLGEVADQGLTRVKSASDAVGVILKELKLQSGSGSFRLLVSVDGVNAFWGRSTLRKEDKSMVSPEELTLVHNLRKMVKNDWTGGAIVASVTHTGSLFKPKSAYLPFELLGKDGFEALDPFVPVQVPDYSEKEFESCYRYYLERNWLQHPQARAEAGKKEILFLSDSNPRELEKICSFL